Below is a window of Malus domestica chromosome 13, GDT2T_hap1 DNA.
tggtatgaattcaataaagaggtgatttagccaactcggccataaactcttttccattctgagcaatgaaacactcaagtgttgaagcttcaacgcaaatgtttccaatacaaaacaaaatctaagtatgtgtcaacaagactatacaaaggatctacatcatacattccaacacattcatacataaacatcatacattccaacacattcatacataaacatcatacattccaacacattcatgcataaacatcatacattccaacacatccatacataagccaactgtgcttcgaaagggttcaacacactttgtgtcattcgacatttgccacaatgtgcctcgacaccttgcccttattctcaccaactaggtgatgaaggaactcaccttcgtaccaccaactaggtgatgaaatgtacaactcgtactctaatattatttggaaacttgccacccttatcaccaatcaggtgaagaaggaactcatctttatgccaccaaccaggtgatgaaatgtacaacgcgtattttccttcatgccaccaaccaggtgatgaaatgtacaacgcgtactttccttcatgccaccaaccaggtgatgaaatgtacaacgcgtactctccttcatgtcaccaaccaggtgatgaaatgtgatgaaaggtgattaaggaattcacattcgtaccaccaaccaagtgatgaaagcaacctaccattcattccattaaccagaagacgagtggtacaacttgtacatgtgaactcctagcattcacaaataataaaaaaccatcaagctttacaactcaactaggggagcacttatgcctaacaagagctatagtcaccaacaaagtcttattgcaagccaacaatggcttcagtgcatggtatacgaagatcaagctcttcagccctcttgcatctgcttcagacatttctcctctgtaacaatgcaaacactacaactcatagaaagcttcaaacgctcttgatcaagactgttcgaagcaaattcaatttatatggttcatccaaaccttcgactactacaagatgtggcttgcatcacaatctctcgcttaacagtatggaagcaaaatttgtatacgttgtctctcccacattttcaaatttctagttttcccaaaaaaaaaaaaaaaaaaaaaaaaagaagaggaaattggaaattgggaaattcaccaaagcttcatcaatggaacacaactacaatcctcaaaagctttgcactatcttcatcaagatagtgtgaagcaaaatcaatttatggtgccaacaaaagcttcatcaatagaggacaaatatcaatctcaaaagctttgcactatcttcatcaagatagtgtgaagcaaaatcaatttatggtgccaacaaaagcttcatcaatggaggacaaatatcaatctcaaaagctttgcactatcttcatcaagatagtgtgaagcaaaattaatttatggtaccaacaaaagcttcacctataaagcttcaaccccaaagcttcacctataaagcttcaacactaaagcttcacctataaagcttcaacccttcaacaccaaagcttcacctataaagcttcaacaccaaagcttcacttataaagcttcaacaccaaagcttcacctataaagcttcaacaccaaagcttcacctattaagcttcaacctcaaaacttcaccaacaaagcttatatatatatatatatatatatatatatatatatatatatattatttttaattttaattttttcggaaattcaaaaattcaaaaatccggaaatttgaaaattcaaaaaaaaaaaaaaaaatcaaaaaaaaaaatcaaaaaaaattgcctaggcctcctcttctttgggcctaacaactttcataacaaatatatatgaagaaggagttttgggctaccacttagaaaggaaatgtctcattcgtcaactccatcGACCatagacttggaggactcctaccatatgctactgcaccttgatactcggaagtctcacgaccacttagtgacttggatttttcaagtctccaaacgagaagttttcctcactcgggaaattaagggagcactacctcaacctacatgcttcactcacaaagtttcaacatacaagcttcaccaaaaggaaaaattcaaagaacttagtgaagaaggccttggtgtatttaacacaatacgttgaaatgaagcaaatcttgtttattgatattctcgataagttacaaatatgtacatatacatgaatcaaaataaacaaacaagagggagccttcacaaaggttgcttaggggaagtctcagcagtcggtagagccccagaaagagaaagcaccggagggtggttatccggagcctcagtactggaaagaaccccagaaggaagaggcattggaggttgatcatttggagcttcattatgcggtacagccccagaagacgaaggcaataaatgcctttggaacaaacccacaaaccgctgatgatcaagtaaaacctgaccatcagattccttcatctggtcaagcttcctcttcatgtttgtagcatagtcatgtgcgagccggtgcaactgtttattctcatgcttgagccctctaatctcttgtttgagactcatcacttcagcagccaatgattcaacttgtcgggttctagcaaataggcgttgggccatattagacacagaacctgcacactgaacactaagagccagagaatccttaacagccaactcatcagaccgtttggaaagtagtctattatctttgggagtgagaaggttcctggccaccaccgcagcggtcatatcattcttcatcacagaatccccaacggtaagaggaccagtaggggatatgaaggatgggcgccatatgttgtctgaagaaggcgtggctgtctcttctccaaggttcaagtcaaaacgacggtcggatgggccatacattttcaaaggtgttgaagagggaagaggtcagacaaatcaagatcttagaagtgcaagaagggagcttctactggtggagattcaagtgtgctgtggaacttaatgccaacctctataaaaatctgcacttgacggagcttaaggaatcgaagaggcgtttgctttctcgaaagctgagctgctcagagaccacgatggccgatctcagaaatcgaagaagcacctgctttttcagcctcgtcagcacctgtcacatgcacactcagctttgtggaaattacgggcaatctgtcgaagatttctggtgaagtagaaagcacgtgaatcttactgttcaatcaccactctccacacgcaccatcaactcctcgggtaccacatataactttgccaaagatctctgacaaagtttaggcacgagaattttgaagttccagctaccctactattacccacagggtaaaggaacagaaccactgcttgacaactggaaagtccctatgtgtgtcgacctccgtgttttgtggcaagacaggctggcaagaacgtccaacctttactcacattcgagaaaagactcccaacataattactttctcaaaaaccgaagcggcaccgctttccgaatctcgaaagccaggtCTCCGAcgagattgcttgttcgaaaaccgaagaggcacagctctcagaacttcgagagccagatttccttagataaagcttgtctataatcttcacacgcaacatcagctttccagataccacataccactttttcaaagtgctctgacaaagttaaaacacgtgaagctagcagctcccactacattgttgtgaccaagaagggtaaaggaatagcattactacttgttattgggaaatccttatatacatcgacctccctcctcaacggacaggcaaacctgcaaaaatgctcaaccctttctcgcattcgagaatgcaccctcaacataacctctcgaaatactcagctttatttccccccgataatacctcagcaaataagccacatcaagaacaagagtatctcatatcatcagggtcgaaagcaagagtatcccatatcatgctttctccatgtccttgtcttcgtccttgtccacacctgcaggacaaagagaaagagagcagtcagtcggaacctgaaatcaaacctccaatctggaactgactgcctgagacctttgcatggttgcttacttagcattgctctcgagaactcatcctcaactgctgtcaaggtcatgaattccatcggcacatacctcatgacagttgatcagatattggctctttacactgaagctgctaagcgtggatgagtcactatgaaggaatgttctgaatgaccatttaaatgcaaaggttgcacaccacttctgccatgcaaaagattgaagcagaaggttcaacggtgagctgaaacagatcactacatcacgacacctttccataccacattcattattccgtcaacagcaaaagtatcacatatcatcaaggtcgaacgtactctagatttgatggacttgttttgaccctcaaattcttgagtcggccttatactctgaagggaaccagaaaaccctccagcacagttcaagaataagcctgtggaaagttacttcttcaaaagcaaaagtatctcataacatctcttctccatttgcttctccttatcctggcagctgaatgagagacaaagagaaggagaacaatcaaccggaagccgaagtcgaacctccgatcctgggttgcttgcttggaagtttgactgcttaccttgtctgtcacctctttcggcagatctcctagctcggcgacttgggggactcctactatagggtttgtatcgcacttgaccaagcccgaaactacaagtaagcttcaagtgaaattgatacattaccttgtgcatcttcatcggttaaagataccacccatggatggaggaaaagtacttccagaaaagatgccacatctacatatgagacagataaggcacgtgaaaatgataccacacttcagtacttagaagtttcgtgattactcaatggcttggatcttgcaagtccccaaccgaggaacttccctcactcgggaacttaggggagcactgtttgtaccatacttgaccaatcctgaaactactgagcactggtcaacgttatatcatcaaggacccagaagagcttcccttcaaccaggaggccaatcacaatgcgacacatgtcgacatcagaagccaatcacagctcgacacgtgtcaacatcagaagccaatcacaacacgacacgtgtcaatgttagaacaaaactagaaactctcctctataaatagggatcattctcccacaataatctctaatgtcattttgtactaaactattcactagaactcacaaaatgagagcttgaacctatgtatttgtgtaaaccttcacaattaatgagaactcctctactccgtggacgtagccgatctgggtgaaccacgtacatcttgtgtttgcttccctgtccctattcatttacgtacttatcttcactagtgatcgaagcaaccaagcgaaggtcacaaacctgacactttctgttgtaccaaagtcttcgctgattttgtgcatcaacaggcaccataaattggttttacttcacactgtcttgatcaagagtgtgtgaagtttttgagaattgtagttgcccttcattgatgaaggttttgttggcaccataaattggttttgcttcacactgtcttgatcaagagtgtgaagcttttgagaattgtggttgaactcatttgatgaagcttttgttggcaccataaattggttttgcttcacaatgtcttgatcaatagtgtgtgaagcttttgagaattgtggttgtcctccattgatgaagctcttgttggcaccataaattggttttgcttcacattgtcttgatcaataatgtgtgaagttttttagaattatggttgaactccttttgatgaagcttttgttggtaccataaattggttttgcttcacactgtcttgatcaagagtgtgtgaagcttttgagaattgtggttgccctccattgatgaagctcttgttggcaccataaattggttttgcttcacattgtcttgatcaagagtgtgtgaagtttttgagaattgtggttgaactcctttgatgaagcttttattggcaccataaattggttttgcttcatactgtcttgatcaagagtgtgtgaagcttttgagaattgtggttgcccttcattgatgaagcttttgttggcactataaattggttttgcttcacactgtcttgatcaaaagtgtgtgaaacttttgagaattgtggttgccctccattgatgaatctcttgttggcaccataaattggttttacttcacactgtcttgatcaagagtgtgtgaaacttttgagaattgtggttgaactcttttgatgaagcttttgtttacaccataaattggttttgcttcacattgtcttgatcaaaagtgtgtgaagcttttgagaattgtagttgccctccattgatgaaactctttttgatatgtgaaccatgttggttgtaagacttagtatcacatactttgtgtcaaagtacgcatgttgaagctctgagttggaatATAAGGGTAGGTTAGTGGAGGCCAAGTGTTCCAGTACTAGGAACGCAAAAAACTCAGAaaaagttgtctgaattccctcttctttaaatatttgtcgaatggcttgtgtgacaaaagatctcaagcggttgaaagtcaaaacatttgtaatgtgtatgccttcttataatagcatttccttcagtacctagtcctccactttgaaagagtgaggcttggccccatagtcataatagtcgacggtacgttgaCCCCTAGTTGTCTTGATActaacttttatccctcttgttgtaatgggcttgttgagagtaaaaatcattcctcttaccaagacaCATATACGTTTAGCGACTGagtgagtagctaaatgaggcaggagatgatgcaatggatgtctgaatggccaatatctcctcactttgtagaacttgacttccacttcccatttgttgataggggttaaccatatgggggttcccttggtatgtccttgcttcggcggaggcgtggttgtaagcttgtgccatcacctcagagtaagtcttccaagtgttgccATTGATAatatacttgaagaaacaatcacgtaggcctgccgcgaaggccttgagggcggtcttgtcatctgcctcagcgtagcgagaatactcatggctgaagcgaccggtatactcttgtagtgactcgtccggcttttggcgaatagtgtacaagtcatctgcagaatgcaagtgatcggtctggaagatgtgttgagagacaaactgtttcctcaattcctcaaatgagtctactgtctcaggtggaagacgacaataccagtttggAGCTCcgtcagagagggtggaggggaagagaagacatcgttattcgtcggtgtgcatccgatatgccatggtgaactcaaagaggttaaggtgttcaattgggtcctcccttccagtatagagttgtaagctaagcttttgttttgtcttcgcttgaagggggtgtcgaagaTCCTTCttatgagagggccaggcctgagttggttccaatcaggtatctcggcctgacgttcggccttcaacttgtttacttccttaaggagctgtaggacaagggggtcctgagtgaagtcatgtaccattggaattttctttcatcagtctccatcacctcttggaagtaggaaagtttgagcaagggcgtgtggttttttcttagaCTCGCCATACTGACTTCTAAGGGCGAGTTTGTCGAAATACCTCAaagtcccatgtaccttcatgttcctctaggacctgtCGTTCATTTCCTAGATTGGCATCTGGCCTGGGTCGTAGGaggggactgagtctttcataaacccttgggtcattgatcttcgagcatatgtggaggggattctctagACGTTaatttaggaagtctcggcaatcacgataaacgactttcgatctttccaacccttctgcaaggaggtgtcttcctccacttcttctacttggggtcgaagcatctgggttgagagaagtttcatgttgatcaatgttttgatgattagcttgctcctcatcagagatacccatgtcgaagggaggtgacctTCCGTGTTAGGGGGCACCCATATGATGGTTAATGTCCACATGGGCAACGAGCTTGCGTGTTTGAGTACACCTAGTTTCAtgaagcgtctcaaagagcttttcatactgctcttggaggacctcattcttcattgctatcttgttgttctgagcttctaactcatcgactttagcttgaagagcaaccctctttccttccttctttcgttacttcgcactaggtgcaagaggggtgtcattatgtgtgttgtggcttccttggctccccatgttggaaagggatgcctggtcaaaagagagtgtataaatggtggaaaccagcttggcaaagctaaagagagtgggaataagtgtcgttcccacagacggcgccaaatgttgatgcacaaaatcagtaaggactttggtacaacaaaaagtgttaagtttatgacattcgctagattgctccgatcactagtgtggataagtatgtaaatggatagagataaggaagcaaacacaagatgtaagtggttcacccagattggctacgtccacggagtagatgagttcttattaattgtgaagggtttacacaagtacataggtttaagctctcattttgtgagtgctagtgaatgatttagtacaaataacatttggaaatattgtgagagaatggtctctatttatagaagagagtttctagtttcattctgacattgacacgtgtcgtgttgtgattggctactgatattgacacgtgtcacgctatgattggcttctgatgtcgacatgtgtcgcgttgtgattggcctcctgattggaggaaaactcttctagatcattgacggtataacgttaaccggtgctcagtagtttcgggattggtcaagtatggtacaaacaatctTCATTTAGAAGTGGGAGGTCTTGGATTCAAATTTCGTAGATGGCGAATTTGATACTAAATTaagttgcccattgtgtggtttagtcgaactccctattttttttagtgtaataatatcgatgtattaaaaaaaaacaattttttttgtagtaGGTGTTGGAACTTTGCAACGAgaatcctcttcggatcctctttgtgaagattttgaaatcgtgTATGTTCATCGTAAATTGTGCGATCATAAattattctaaatatttttatttaaaattaaacatcatcaatataacttatatagatgacattttaaacttatatagaataataactTATATTGAAGACAATAacttatattgatgatatttttaATGAGGCTTTCTACATTAACACTCTCTTTTCAGTGTGATCATAACTTATATTGATGacattttaaacttatatagaataataatacaaaaatacatatttaatatagaatataccaatatatataatatggctattgtattttataataaattttttagtaattaaactttaaaattataatttatttttctcaacGGATCGAAATGGGTTATACACGTGTATACCCTTTAAGAACCCGTTATCTGATAATGATCCGATTAATTATCGTGTTGATccgaaatatattattttcGTGTTATTTTCATACCATATCATCGTCGTGTAAGTAACTGCCAGTCTTGCTACAATGGCCTTCCCGTAGAAACAAAAACATATAAAACTCCGAGCAAGCATCTTCCCCCTCGTTCCTCTTTCTCTCCCGCTTTCAGACAAATCCCTACCTCCAGTATGGCCGGAGGTCCCCCTCCCAAGGGCCCACCACTCCACaagccatcttcttcttcctccgcctCCAGCCGCAAATCTCGCTGGGAATCCTACCCCAACGCCACCGccacccccaccaccaccaacaaaaacaaaaaccaacccGACCCCAAATCGTCCAAGACTAAACCCGGCCCATCCCCGAAACCCAGCCCCGCCCATCCCAAAAACCCGACGGGCCCCTCTCCTAGAGCTGCTCCCTTCCCCTTCTCCGACCCGGCTTCTTTCGGCCCACCACCTCCGCCGGTATACGATTTCCACATGCTCGAGCGCCGGACTTTTGTTCTTGCCGACGGTAGTGTTCGATCTTACTTCGCTCTCCCGCCAGATTATCAAGACTTCCCTCCGCCCATGAACCCGCCTGGCCGGTTCATGCCATTCGGTCCCGGTGGACCAGGTGGGCCGGATTACTGGAATTCGCTCGGGCTCGACGGGCGTGGGCCTGCAGAAGGGCCCGCTAAGAGGAAGTACGCCGAAGAAGAGGGGCACATGGATAAAGCAGAAGAATTGGCGATGCGTCGGCAGCAATTTATGCAGTATGGGAATCCAAATGGTTTTCCGGGGGGTCCCGGAGGAGGAGGTCGGGGAGAGTTTTTGCCGGGACCGAGTAGTCCGTTTCGGCGGGAAGCGGGCGGCAGTGAGGGGAGAGCTAACAAGTACATGAgggttggtggtggtgggggtgggggtggagGTCATGAGAGTGTGGGGTTTAGGCAAGGCGGCGGAGGCGGAGGCGAGAATGTGGGTCTGAAGCATCTTCAAGTTGATCAAATTGCGTTGAAGAAGGCGTTTCTTAACTTTGTGAAGCTGATTCATGAGAATACGCAGCAGAGGAAGACTTACTTGGAGGATGGGAAGCATGGCCGTCTGCACTGCATTGCTTGTGCCAGGTCTTGTGCAAATTAATTGCTTTATCTATATTTCTGTCCTTCGATTATGTTCGTACTTAGTATTGGTATTGTTTCATTGATTTGGGTGTCGGTGGTTTATACTTAGGACCCCAACTATTCTAGTTTTTCAACTTTTGTCATTTACGTTCTTCCCCTTTACCATAATAAGCCATCACTATCCAACTACCAGATTTATGCGTTTATTCGTATTGAATGGGAGGAAGAAATCTTTTTGGAGCTTTAGGAATTTCTTGGTTCACAAGTTAGATCCGGTGCTTACAATGCATTCATTTTGAAGGAGTATGGTGGGAAGAAGGAGCTTTCATGTTTTAAAAGATAGGATGGCTGATAAAGTAATGGACTAATGGCATAGTTTGTAAGTATTGTGACTATTGTCTAACTCACAAGAGGTCAAATACGGTCTACTTAGGAGTGAGAATTTGTCTTAAGAGATGTAAGTTATCTACGCGTATAGAGTTAGTTCTCAAATGCAAGTAGGGTTTGCTGATTATGTtgtctttgttgttgttgttggcacTATGTTTTTGGTATTAGCGCCAATCTggtggtattccttttcactcggaagtgagaggtcttaggttcaaatctcatggatgacgaattcgataccaaattaggttgcccattctGTGGCTTAGTCGaactccccctccccttagtgtaaaaaaatcgatgtactaaaaattaatatatatttggtATTAGCTATTTGGTGAACTTGAAGGATAGCCATGTTGGTCCTCATAAATGTTTTACTCTTCTTTTGCGTGTGTTTTATCTTCCTCTAGGATATAGTACCTCCCACCTAATATTTAAGACATGCTTGCACGAGGATCTGTGCTTTATGGTATGTGCTGCATTAGGCTTCAAGGAAAAGTCATTTCACATTTGGTGGATAATGAAGACTGGTTATGGATAATGAAGACTGGTTATCTCCTTGGAAGAGAGAATCGTTTTCCCTTTCTCTAATTACAAGGGTTGCACTTGTTTTGTACGAGAGTTCATTTTAGGTTTCTGAAAGCTTGCGTTTTACTCGCTAAGTAACAGCTTGTTGCATGGTAGCTTCTGTTTATAGTATATCTCCAAGGAGGTTCTTTCATTTGTCTTTGTTTTTTGCCCCTGCATGGAACTGAAAGTTAATTGTAGAATCTAATCTTTGAGGGCTGCAATTCTATGTATCAACTATCAAGTGAACATTATAGCAAAGTGTGCTTAGTTGACTTTGAAGGCTGCAAGGCTATGTCAAAGAACTCAATGGATGTAATGTCGACTAGTTAGAAGCTTTAATGGgtttctgtttttaatttttagttcatCAGTTATCTTTATTGATAATTATTAGTTAAGATTTGTGCACATACACATATGATGCTTCTTTTCTATGTAAATTCATATAGAGTTGGTAAGTATATTGTTGTGGTGGCATTTGATGGTGACCTGATGCTAGCCATTCAACGCAAAGTAAAAAATTTTGTTCGATATCCTTTAAAATGATAAGTAGGTTTGTGAGAATACCAAGAAGTTGCTTGCATATGTGAAAGAATCACGAATGATTCGTAGGAACATTATACATATATCATTACTGTGCTGTGGGAATTCTAAATGTGTGTTTAGGATAAGGAAGAGTCTCATTGCTTTAGGCTTTTCCCAGATTTCTTTAGGGATCTATGCTCCAACGAAGTTTGGAGTATCAGTGGGTCCTTTTATTGATGTGTAAGAGGTGCTGTATATTTTCTGTTACAGATTAAATAGTTTATTACCTCCTGGAAAGTGCCAAGCGAGAGGGGA
It encodes the following:
- the LOC103453124 gene encoding uncharacterized protein isoform X2, which gives rise to MAGGPPPKGPPLHKPSSSSSASSRKSRWESYPNATATPTTTNKNKNQPDPKSSKTKPGPSPKPSPAHPKNPTGPSPRAAPFPFSDPASFGPPPPPVYDFHMLERRTFVLADGSVRSYFALPPDYQDFPPPMNPPGRFMPFGPGGPGGPDYWNSLGLDGRGPAEGPAKRKYAEEEGHMDKAEELAMRRQQFMQYGNPNGFPGGPGGGGRGEFLPGPSSPFRREAGGSEGRANKYMRVGGGGGGGGGHESVGFRQGGGGGGENVGLKHLQVDQIALKKAFLNFVKLIHENTQQRKTYLEDGKHGRLHCIACARSSKDFPDMHSLIMHSYNYDSADLRVDHLGFHKALCVLMGWDYLKPPENSRAYQFLSAEAAAANVDDLIMWPPVVIIHNTVTGKSKDGRMEGLGNKAMDSNIRDLGFGSGKSKSLYGRDGHLGMTLVKFSGDEAGLKDAIRMAEFFEKENHGRRGWARVQPPTLGSRDDDNNPNLVKFDEKTREKKRILYGYLGTAYDLDKVDFDTRKKAVIESLREYKSSK